From Bradyrhizobium sp. NDS-1, the proteins below share one genomic window:
- a CDS encoding Flp family type IVb pilin, which produces MTSILKSFIDDESGATAIEYGLIAAGIALAIITVVNGMGTRLSTKFASISTSLK; this is translated from the coding sequence ATGACGAGCATTCTGAAGAGCTTCATCGACGACGAGAGTGGCGCGACCGCGATCGAATACGGCCTGATCGCCGCCGGCATCGCGCTTGCGATCATCACCGTCGTGAACGGCATGGGCACCAGGCTCAGCACGAAATTCGCGTCGATCAGCACGTCGCTGAAGTAA
- a CDS encoding EAL domain-containing protein, with translation MMTSFGNRLFDQAFVRGGPIRWLVVGGTLLIAAIAIGSVLMAQNFRERALRNSGRELENTVLLVAHHFDQQLQDFAVIQKDFVDQVRTTGINNAEDYRRRLSGQDVHRMLRSKIEALPYIGGVNIIDADGDLINSSTAWPAPKVNVADRGYFRTFKYDPYSPDVLIEPLHSRITGAWTILVARKIVGPNGEFLGVVGRGIEPANFEKFFASLALGEDATISMLHRDGTLLARYPHSSELMGRNFKNGAFEQQRVFGLDHFAGRFVSPVDGEDRLISSRALPHFPILMMATTTRAAALRDWREQIGILISVAASSALAIAGVLIAVVRKLLEQHRLSRERLTLEKQRLDRAVNNMTQGLLLFDAERRLVVCNQRYIEMYGLSAEIVMPGCSFRDIIAHRKVTGSFTGNVDDYVARVLNDVHARNSMVVETSDGRSIQILNEPLADGGWVATHEDITERRRTEERITHLAHYDALTDLPNRTMFHEHLREELAAVGRGEEIAVHYIDIDEFKGVNDALGHLVGDELLKSVAASLRHCAGPENFVARLGGDEFAIVQSAVTSRDQVNELVARVFAAIRAPFDCLGHHLNTDASIGIALAPEHGTALDQILKNADMAMYAAKSAGRRTYRFFEPEMDAKARERRQLESDLRHAIAQGGLEGGLEVHYQPCLGLKDDRITGCEALVRWRHPERGMVSPAEFIPIAEDTGLINEIGEWVLATACRDAASWPDDIRLAVNVSPVQFKSGTLALKIMAALAASNLPASRLELEITEAVLIRDDDAALAILHQLRAIGVRIALDDFGTGYSSLSYLHRFPFDKIKIDRCFVDDIAGPDGSASIVQAVVNLAAARRMTTTAEGVETEEQQRLLRALGCSEMQGYLFSAAKPADKVLELFALHRSRLAQRDGGKSRRREAG, from the coding sequence ATGATGACGAGCTTCGGCAATCGCCTCTTTGACCAGGCCTTCGTGCGCGGCGGACCAATCCGCTGGCTGGTGGTGGGCGGCACGTTGCTGATCGCAGCAATTGCCATAGGTTCGGTCCTGATGGCGCAGAATTTCCGCGAGCGGGCGCTGCGCAACTCCGGCCGCGAGCTGGAGAACACGGTGCTGCTGGTCGCCCACCATTTCGATCAGCAACTGCAGGACTTCGCGGTCATCCAGAAGGATTTCGTCGACCAGGTCCGCACGACCGGAATCAACAATGCCGAGGACTATCGCAGGCGCCTTTCGGGCCAGGACGTCCACCGGATGTTGCGCTCGAAGATCGAGGCGCTGCCCTACATCGGCGGCGTCAACATCATCGATGCCGACGGGGATCTGATCAATTCATCGACGGCATGGCCGGCTCCGAAAGTGAACGTTGCCGATCGCGGCTATTTTCGCACCTTCAAATACGATCCCTATTCGCCTGACGTCCTGATCGAACCCTTGCACAGTCGCATCACCGGAGCATGGACCATCCTCGTGGCCCGAAAGATCGTCGGGCCGAACGGCGAGTTCCTGGGTGTCGTCGGACGCGGCATCGAGCCCGCCAATTTCGAGAAGTTCTTCGCCTCCCTCGCGCTCGGCGAAGACGCGACGATCTCGATGCTGCACCGCGATGGTACGCTGCTCGCCCGGTATCCGCATTCCAGCGAATTGATGGGTCGGAACTTCAAGAACGGTGCATTCGAGCAGCAGCGGGTTTTCGGCCTCGATCACTTCGCCGGCCGTTTCGTGAGCCCGGTCGACGGTGAAGACCGGCTGATCTCATCGCGCGCCCTGCCCCACTTCCCGATCCTGATGATGGCCACCACGACGCGTGCGGCTGCACTGAGGGACTGGCGCGAGCAGATCGGCATTCTGATCTCGGTCGCCGCCTCGTCCGCGCTCGCCATCGCAGGCGTGCTGATTGCGGTCGTGCGCAAGCTGCTGGAGCAGCACCGCCTCTCGCGGGAACGGTTGACGCTGGAAAAGCAGCGGCTCGATCGCGCCGTAAACAACATGACGCAGGGCCTCCTGCTGTTCGACGCCGAGCGGCGGCTGGTGGTCTGCAACCAGCGCTACATCGAAATGTACGGATTGTCGGCCGAGATCGTGATGCCCGGATGCAGCTTCCGCGACATCATCGCCCATCGCAAGGTAACCGGCTCGTTCACGGGCAACGTCGACGATTATGTCGCGCGCGTGCTGAACGACGTTCATGCGCGCAACTCGATGGTGGTTGAGACCTCCGACGGCCGCTCGATCCAAATCCTCAACGAACCGCTCGCGGACGGCGGCTGGGTGGCAACCCACGAGGACATCACCGAGCGCCGGCGAACCGAGGAGCGCATCACTCACCTCGCTCATTACGACGCGCTGACCGATCTACCCAACCGCACCATGTTCCACGAGCATCTGCGCGAAGAGCTCGCCGCTGTCGGCCGTGGCGAAGAGATCGCGGTGCACTACATCGACATCGACGAGTTCAAGGGCGTCAACGACGCGCTCGGCCATCTTGTCGGCGACGAGCTGTTGAAATCGGTTGCCGCAAGCCTGCGCCACTGTGCGGGCCCAGAGAATTTCGTGGCGCGGCTCGGCGGCGACGAGTTCGCCATCGTCCAGAGCGCGGTGACGTCGCGGGACCAGGTCAACGAGCTCGTCGCGCGGGTCTTCGCGGCCATCCGCGCGCCGTTCGACTGCCTGGGCCATCATCTCAACACCGACGCCAGCATCGGCATCGCGCTCGCGCCTGAACACGGTACCGCGCTCGACCAGATCCTCAAGAACGCGGACATGGCGATGTACGCCGCCAAGTCCGCCGGACGCCGCACCTATCGCTTCTTCGAGCCGGAGATGGACGCCAAGGCCCGCGAACGCCGGCAGCTCGAGAGCGATCTGCGCCACGCCATCGCCCAAGGGGGTCTCGAAGGCGGCCTCGAGGTCCACTACCAGCCCTGTCTCGGCCTGAAGGATGATCGCATCACCGGCTGCGAGGCACTGGTGCGCTGGCGCCATCCCGAGCGCGGCATGGTCTCGCCCGCGGAGTTTATCCCGATCGCAGAAGATACGGGCCTGATCAACGAAATCGGCGAATGGGTGCTGGCGACCGCCTGCCGGGACGCGGCAAGCTGGCCCGACGACATCCGCCTCGCCGTCAACGTCTCGCCGGTGCAATTCAAGAGCGGCACGCTGGCGCTGAAGATCATGGCGGCGCTCGCCGCTTCGAATCTGCCGGCGAGCCGACTGGAGCTCGAAATCACCGAGGCGGTGCTGATCCGCGACGACGATGCCGCGCTTGCAATCCTGCACCAGCTCCGGGCCATCGGCGTGCGCATCGCGCTCGACGATTTCGGGACCGGCTACTCGTCGCTGAGCTATCTGCACCGTTTCCCGTTCGACAAGATCAAGATTGATCGCTGTTTCGTTGACGACATCGCCGGTCCCGACGGCTCCGCCAGCATCGTCCAGGCCGTGGTCAATCTGGCGGCCGCGCGCCGCATGACCACCACGGCCGAGGGCGTCGAGACCGAGGAGCAGCAGCGCCTGCTCCGCGCGCTCGGCTGTTCCGAGATGCAGGGCTATCTTTTCAGCGCCGCGAAGCCCGCCGACAAGGTGCTGGAGCTGTTCGCGCTGCATCGCAGCCGGCTCGCACAGCGCGACGGCGGCAAGAGCCGCCGGCGCGAGGCCGGTTAG
- a CDS encoding RNA polymerase sigma factor, whose protein sequence is MKSPNKSPSVQTPAFLESQEAVVRSALVGSYDRLRGYLQRRFGGTAEAEEVLQAFMLRALERSGDVRDADSVRGWLSRVLATTIADFHRQASRSRTREMPFPHELNDRLAVDQDAAANAVVCECLHIHLSLLKPEHAEVIRRVDLAGEPRELVAADLGVTVNNLTVRLHRARQALKERLEQTCVVCLEESFWECRCADNRGRS, encoded by the coding sequence ATGAAATCGCCGAACAAGAGTCCATCGGTGCAGACACCAGCTTTCCTGGAATCGCAGGAAGCGGTCGTGCGTTCCGCCCTTGTCGGCAGCTACGATCGCCTGCGCGGTTATCTGCAGCGACGCTTTGGCGGTACGGCGGAAGCGGAGGAGGTGCTCCAGGCGTTCATGTTACGCGCACTGGAGCGGTCCGGCGACGTTCGCGATGCGGACTCGGTTCGAGGCTGGCTGAGCAGGGTTCTGGCGACGACCATCGCGGACTTCCACCGCCAGGCATCAAGGAGCAGGACGCGGGAGATGCCGTTCCCGCATGAACTCAACGATCGTCTTGCCGTCGACCAGGATGCCGCGGCCAATGCCGTAGTCTGCGAGTGTCTTCATATCCATCTGTCTCTGCTCAAGCCGGAGCATGCCGAGGTCATTAGAAGGGTCGATCTCGCCGGCGAGCCGCGGGAACTGGTTGCCGCCGATCTGGGCGTGACCGTGAACAACCTGACCGTTCGGCTTCATCGCGCACGACAAGCGTTGAAGGAGCGCCTCGAGCAGACCTGCGTTGTCTGTCTCGAGGAAAGCTTCTGGGAGTGCCGTTGCGCCGACAACCGAGGTCGGAGCTAA
- a CDS encoding HAD family hydrolase: MTSLSPGSADALLFDLGRVVLDIDFSKAIACWAGHAGCRPEAIVARYVRDEAYRLHEVGRISDEDYFASLRSSLGIGISDAQFLEGWNAIFAGEMPDIAELLPRAAKRMPLYAFSNTNRPHVDYFSKEYAGLLGHFRELYLSSSIGLRKPDAAAFDHVVAAIGVPAERILFFDDLAENIEGARARGLTAVHVTSPRDVGNALKALGI, translated from the coding sequence ATGACATCGCTCTCTCCCGGCAGCGCGGATGCGCTTCTGTTCGATCTCGGGCGCGTTGTGCTCGACATCGACTTCTCCAAGGCGATCGCCTGCTGGGCGGGACATGCCGGCTGCCGGCCCGAGGCGATCGTCGCGCGCTATGTGCGTGACGAGGCCTACCGGCTGCACGAGGTCGGCAGGATCAGCGACGAGGATTATTTCGCCTCGCTGCGCAGCTCGCTCGGAATCGGCATTTCGGACGCGCAGTTCCTCGAGGGCTGGAACGCGATCTTCGCCGGCGAGATGCCTGATATCGCCGAGCTGTTGCCGCGTGCGGCAAAGCGGATGCCGCTCTACGCATTCTCCAACACCAATCGGCCGCATGTCGATTATTTCTCGAAGGAATATGCCGGCCTGCTCGGCCATTTCCGCGAGCTGTATCTGTCGTCCAGCATCGGCCTGCGCAAACCGGATGCGGCGGCTTTCGACCATGTCGTCGCGGCGATCGGCGTCCCGGCGGAGCGCATCCTGTTTTTCGACGATCTCGCCGAGAACATCGAGGGAGCCCGGGCACGCGGCCTGACCGCCGTGCATGTCACCTCGCCGCGCG
- a CDS encoding alpha-hydroxy acid oxidase has protein sequence MNEAPRIRAERNVELGASNEPFQNLHEFVRKARANLNQNAWDYIIGAAETETTMRRNRMALDEIAFRPRVLRDVRKVDGSVQQFGRKMRLPVVLAPVGALEIFDPDGAASVARGAGAFGASHMLSSVSEPGLEKTAEAAPDALRLYQLYVRGDDAFVADVVSRAEKKAYAAFCLTVDTAHYSRRERDIAKRYVRESRLRATGGDFQKGLEWRTVKMVKDKFKIPLILKGIATAEDALIAVDHGVEWIYVSNHGGRQLDHGLGAMHVLPEIVEAVKGRAKIMVDGGVCRGTDIVKAIAAGADLVGIGRLQCWALAAAGEAGITRMLELLEDEVLRCLGLLGATSFAEVDRSCLRPATATNAPSVFSAFPLFDHEPYRY, from the coding sequence ATGAACGAAGCACCCCGCATCCGGGCGGAACGGAACGTCGAGCTCGGCGCCAGCAACGAGCCGTTCCAGAACCTGCACGAATTCGTCCGGAAAGCGCGGGCCAATCTCAACCAGAACGCCTGGGACTACATCATCGGTGCCGCCGAGACCGAAACCACGATGCGCCGCAACCGCATGGCGCTGGACGAGATCGCCTTTCGCCCGCGCGTGCTGCGCGACGTCCGCAAGGTGGACGGCTCGGTTCAGCAGTTCGGCCGCAAGATGCGTCTGCCGGTGGTGCTCGCCCCCGTCGGCGCGCTCGAGATCTTCGACCCGGACGGCGCGGCGAGCGTCGCGCGCGGTGCCGGCGCCTTCGGCGCATCGCACATGCTGAGCTCGGTCTCCGAGCCGGGACTGGAGAAGACCGCCGAGGCAGCCCCCGATGCGCTCCGGCTCTATCAGCTCTATGTCCGCGGCGACGACGCTTTCGTCGCCGATGTCGTCAGCCGCGCCGAGAAGAAGGCCTATGCCGCCTTCTGCCTGACCGTCGACACCGCCCATTACAGCCGTCGCGAACGTGACATCGCCAAGCGCTACGTTCGCGAGAGCCGCCTGCGTGCCACCGGCGGCGATTTCCAGAAGGGCCTGGAGTGGCGGACGGTGAAAATGGTCAAGGACAAGTTCAAGATCCCGCTAATCCTGAAGGGCATCGCCACCGCCGAGGACGCCCTGATCGCGGTCGATCACGGCGTCGAATGGATCTACGTCTCCAATCATGGCGGACGCCAACTCGACCATGGCCTCGGCGCCATGCATGTGCTGCCCGAGATCGTCGAGGCCGTGAAGGGGCGTGCCAAAATCATGGTCGATGGCGGGGTCTGTCGCGGCACCGACATCGTCAAGGCGATCGCGGCAGGCGCAGACCTCGTCGGCATCGGCCGGCTGCAATGCTGGGCGCTGGCGGCGGCCGGCGAAGCCGGCATCACGCGGATGCTGGAGCTGTTGGAGGACGAGGTGCTGCGCTGCCTCGGCCTGTTGGGCGCCACCTCGTTTGCCGAAGTCGACAGATCCTGCCTGCGTCCGGCCACCGCCACCAACGCACCGAGCGTGTTCAGCGCGTTCCCGCTGTTCGACCACGAGCCTTATCGATACTGA
- a CDS encoding S41 family peptidase, translated as MRKSLLFPLGALTGACLTLLVASPHGGVWAARAAVGANDAYSQLNLFGEVFERVKASYVEKPDNAKLVEGAITGMVTSLDPHSRYMNAKAWTEMQETTSGEFGGLGIEVTMEDGLVKVVSPIDDTPASKAGLMSGDLISKIDGEAVQGMTLEQAVNKMKGPVDTQTKLTILRKGADAPLDVAIKREIIHVRPVRFHVENGDIGYIRITSFNEQTTDGLKKAIASISRDVPQDKLVGYVVDLRNNPGGLLDQAVSVSSAFLQRGEVVSTRGRTAEETQRFTAHGGDLTKGKPLVVLVNGGSASASEIVAGALHDHKRATIIGTRSFGKGSVQTIIPLGAANGALALTTARYYTPSGRSIQAQGIAPDIEILQDVPPELKGRMDTMAESQMRGHLSAGEGGEQTGSQSYVPPKAEDDKALHAAYDFLHGVTANAVASKRASKAAVPN; from the coding sequence ATGCGGAAATCCCTGCTGTTCCCTCTGGGCGCGCTCACCGGAGCGTGTCTGACCCTTCTGGTAGCCAGCCCGCACGGCGGCGTATGGGCGGCACGGGCGGCAGTGGGCGCGAATGATGCCTATTCCCAGCTCAACCTGTTCGGCGAAGTGTTCGAGCGCGTGAAGGCGAGCTATGTCGAAAAACCCGACAATGCCAAGCTGGTCGAGGGCGCGATCACGGGCATGGTGACCTCGCTCGATCCGCATTCGCGCTACATGAATGCGAAGGCCTGGACGGAGATGCAGGAGACCACCTCCGGCGAGTTCGGCGGCCTCGGCATCGAAGTCACGATGGAAGACGGCCTCGTCAAGGTCGTCTCGCCGATCGACGATACCCCCGCCTCGAAGGCCGGCCTCATGTCCGGCGACCTCATCAGCAAGATCGACGGCGAGGCCGTGCAGGGCATGACGCTCGAGCAGGCCGTCAACAAGATGAAGGGCCCGGTCGATACGCAGACCAAGCTCACCATCCTGCGCAAGGGCGCCGACGCCCCGCTCGATGTCGCGATCAAGCGCGAGATCATTCATGTGCGTCCGGTCCGCTTCCATGTCGAGAACGGCGACATCGGCTATATCCGCATCACATCGTTCAACGAGCAGACCACCGACGGCCTGAAGAAGGCGATCGCCTCGATCTCCAGGGACGTCCCGCAGGACAAGCTCGTCGGCTATGTCGTGGATCTGCGCAACAATCCGGGCGGACTTCTCGACCAGGCCGTGTCGGTGTCGAGCGCGTTCCTGCAACGCGGCGAGGTCGTTTCGACCCGCGGCCGTACTGCCGAAGAGACCCAGCGCTTCACCGCGCATGGCGGCGACCTCACCAAGGGCAAGCCGCTGGTGGTCCTGGTCAATGGCGGCTCGGCCTCGGCCTCGGAGATCGTGGCCGGCGCACTGCATGACCACAAGCGTGCCACGATCATCGGCACGCGCTCTTTCGGCAAGGGCTCGGTGCAGACCATCATTCCGCTCGGCGCCGCCAACGGTGCGCTGGCGCTGACCACGGCGCGCTATTACACGCCGTCAGGACGCTCGATCCAGGCTCAGGGCATCGCCCCCGACATCGAGATCCTGCAGGACGTGCCGCCCGAGCTGAAGGGCCGGATGGACACCATGGCGGAGTCGCAGATGCGCGGGCATCTGTCGGCCGGTGAGGGCGGCGAGCAGACCGGATCGCAGTCCTACGTGCCGCCGAAGGCGGAGGACGACAAGGCCCTGCACGCGGCCTATGACTTCCTGCACGGCGTCACCGCGAATGCGGTTGCATCGAAGCGCGCGTCGAAGGCTGCGGTGCCGAACTAG
- the opgC gene encoding OpgC domain-containing protein gives MTDEAIHDPGRPLQIVLQLRRRLWETITIRSMLVEPRRDVRLDLFRGLANWLIFLGHIPESALVWFTTRNYGFSEKSERTERAALDCAGCHSNREPHSGLFGRECAACHALASWKVVGFLHPSPTSKDCAQCHQAPPSHYMGHFIMMDRVIAGQEHASVDQCFLCHMTDSFNNIKSVGWMKHH, from the coding sequence TTGACTGACGAAGCTATTCACGATCCTGGTCGGCCCCTGCAAATCGTACTTCAGTTGCGTCGTCGGCTCTGGGAGACGATCACGATCAGATCGATGCTGGTCGAGCCGCGGCGCGATGTCCGCCTGGATCTGTTTCGCGGGCTGGCGAACTGGCTGATTTTTCTCGGACACATTCCGGAGTCCGCGCTCGTCTGGTTTACGACGCGCAATTACGGCTTTAGCGAAAAGTCCGAGCGGACGGAAAGGGCTGCACTCGATTGCGCCGGCTGCCACAGCAACCGGGAGCCGCACAGCGGATTGTTTGGCCGGGAATGTGCAGCCTGCCACGCGCTCGCGTCCTGGAAAGTCGTGGGGTTCCTGCATCCCTCGCCAACCTCGAAGGACTGCGCCCAGTGCCATCAGGCGCCGCCGAGCCACTATATGGGCCACTTCATCATGATGGATCGCGTCATCGCGGGGCAGGAGCACGCATCGGTCGATCAGTGCTTTCTGTGCCACATGACGGATTCGTTCAACAACATCAAAAGCGTCGGCTGGATGAAGCATCATTGA